The Candidatus Equadaptatus faecalis region TAGTTGTCTATGGCGCTCTTAACCTTAAATGGAGCTGGCCGCAGATCGGCGCTGTCTTTATGATTTGCGGAATTATTACCGCAGCTCTCAATAAACTTTCACCGACAGAAACAGTCAACTACATTCTTGACGGTATGCGCGGCGCAATGGAAGGCGCGCTCATTATCGGCGCAGCCCGTGCTGTTCAGGTCGTCCTTACAAACGGCGGGCTTGTAGACCCTCTCGTTCACTGGATGTCAACGTTTATGCAGGGTTCATCGGCATACATTTCAACCTGCATCATGTTTATCGCAAACTTCTTTATCAACGCGCTTATTCCGTCAGGTTCAGGCCAGGCAATGGCAGTTATGCCGCTTATGGTTCCTCTTGCAGACCTTCTCCACATCACGCGCCAGACGGCAACGCTCGCTTTCCAGTTCGGCGACGGTATCTCCAACACGCTTTGGTTCACCAACGGAACGCTTCTTATCTACTGCGCGCTGGGCAAGGTTCCTCTTAAAGTATGGTACAAATTCATACTTCCGCTTCAGGGAATTTATTTCCTGCTCGAATTCGGCGTACTCTACTTTGCAATAGCGTCAGGCTACGGCCCGTTCTAAAAGAAAATCAGTTTAATATCTGCAAATGCCATGTGCTTCCGCGCATGGCATTTGTTTGAGAAAAGGAGTGTCAATTCTATGTTCAACGCAATGGCTGAAGTGCAGAAAAACAGGGATTACGCAGTAAGTATGCGGAGATATTTCCATCAGCATCCTGAACTAAGCTGGAAAGAATTTGAAACGGCGAAGAAAATACGCGAAGAACTGACGTCATTCGGAATCCCCTGGACGGAAGTTGCTGCAACAGGAACGATAGCGGTGCTTCAGGGATCTGAAAATGCCCCTGTAATCGGGCTTCGCTGCGATATAGACGCGCTTCCGATACAGGAAGTCAAGGATTTGCCGTACAAATCGCAGAATGACGGCGTAATGCACGCCTGCGGACACGATTCGCACATTACGATGCTTCTGACAGCGGCGAAAATTCTTGCCGAACACAGGGACGAACTGAAATGCACGGTAAAATTTATATTCCAGCCGGCGGAAGAAGCCATGACAAACGGTGCGCTGAAAATGCTTGAATCGGGACTTGTCGACGACTTGGATACGGTTGCCGGAATCCATATCTTCCCGTACATTGAAGCCGGAAAAATTTCCGTTGACGAAGGTTCGCGCTACACGGCGGCAGGCTTCATGCGGATAAAAATCAAAGGCGTCAGCGGACACGGCGCATGGCCGAATCTCGCCGTAGATCCGATATACGTCGCGGCAAAGGTCATAGACGCGCTGCAGAGCATAGCAAGCAGAGAAACAGACCCGAATGAAACGGTAATAGTAAGCATCTGCACCTTCCACGCTGGCACGCTTCCCAACGTAATACCGGCGGAAGCCGAGCTTTCGGGAACAGTCCGCACCTTCAGTTCGGCGCTTGCAAAAAAACTGCCTGAAATGATAGAACGCGTCATCAAAAACACCGTTGCAGCCTACCGCGCGGATTACGAATTTGACTACTACACGAATATCCCTGCTACGGTCAACAATCCGCGCTGCAGCAAAATAGCGGCAAAATCAGTACGCACTATACTCGGTGAAGAAGGACTTACGGAATATTACAAATCGCCCGGCGGAGAAGATTTCTCACATTTCCTTGACCGTTTCCCCGGCGTCTACGCCTTTGTCGGCTGCAGAAACGAAGCCAAAGACTGCGTGTACGCGCTGCACCACGACCATTTTAATCTTGACGAAGATGGAATGCTCAACGGAGCGGCTTTCTACGTGCAGTATCTGCTTGACGCGCAGGAAGAAAACTGGAAATAAATTGAAATTCAGTCAGCAAACATATTCAAAAATCCGCCGAACGGCGGATTTTTGAATACGTAATTTCCGCAATGAAAAATACGGACAAAATGTTATAATCATTGCATAAGGAAATTTTGTCAAGGAGCGGAAGTGTGACTATGGACGGAAAACTGAACGAAAAAACTGAAAAAGTAACGGCAGCGCTTTTAATAGCGGCAGGGCTTGCCCTGTGCGGATTTCTTGCCGGCTTCGGAATTAAGGAAAGCCGTGCGCCCGTGCGGACGGTAACTGTCAAGGGACTTTCCGAGCGCGACGTTAAGGCTGACCTTGCGCTTTGGTCGATAAACTTTGTCCGCGCCGGAAACGACCTGACGAAAACGCGCGGTGAAATAATGAAAGACGATGAGGTTGTAACCGCCTTTTTGGAAAAGCAGGGAATAGCCGGTGCCGTTATATCGCGCAAAATGAACGTCATTGACAAAAACGCGCAGCAGTACGGCGACGGAAACGAGGCGCAGATAAGATTTATACTGACACGGACGGTTATGATACGCAGCGCTGACGTAAGCAGGATAGAAGAGGCGTACAAACAGACCGCGCAGCTTATCAACGAAGGAGTCGTACTCAGCAGCGACGGAGATTCAGGGGCTCCTGTGTACGTGTTCAACGGGCTTACGAAGCTGAAACCGTCAATGATTGCGGAAGCCAACAAAAACGCGCGCGAAACGGCGGAACAGTTTGCGCAAGACTCTCAGAGCAGCCTTGGCAAAATACTTGTTGCCGACCAGGGAATATTCCAGATTCTGCC contains the following coding sequences:
- a CDS encoding amidohydrolase, giving the protein MFNAMAEVQKNRDYAVSMRRYFHQHPELSWKEFETAKKIREELTSFGIPWTEVAATGTIAVLQGSENAPVIGLRCDIDALPIQEVKDLPYKSQNDGVMHACGHDSHITMLLTAAKILAEHRDELKCTVKFIFQPAEEAMTNGALKMLESGLVDDLDTVAGIHIFPYIEAGKISVDEGSRYTAAGFMRIKIKGVSGHGAWPNLAVDPIYVAAKVIDALQSIASRETDPNETVIVSICTFHAGTLPNVIPAEAELSGTVRTFSSALAKKLPEMIERVIKNTVAAYRADYEFDYYTNIPATVNNPRCSKIAAKSVRTILGEEGLTEYYKSPGGEDFSHFLDRFPGVYAFVGCRNEAKDCVYALHHDHFNLDEDGMLNGAAFYVQYLLDAQEENWK
- a CDS encoding SIMPL domain-containing protein, producing MDGKLNEKTEKVTAALLIAAGLALCGFLAGFGIKESRAPVRTVTVKGLSERDVKADLALWSINFVRAGNDLTKTRGEIMKDDEVVTAFLEKQGIAGAVISRKMNVIDKNAQQYGDGNEAQIRFILTRTVMIRSADVSRIEEAYKQTAQLINEGVVLSSDGDSGAPVYVFNGLTKLKPSMIAEANKNARETAEQFAQDSQSSLGKILVADQGIFQILPRDNAPMLQESQQTDKTVRVVVTIKYQLKN